The following are encoded in a window of uncultured Sphaerochaeta sp. genomic DNA:
- the mnmA gene encoding tRNA 2-thiouridine(34) synthase MnmA yields the protein MKVLVGMSGGIDSSVAAYLLKQQGHEVTGVTMTIWNKRAHLARPIGSTSCFAPDKSEDIKAIKRICEKISIDHHVLELSDQFEEVVLANFKDEYMDGRTPNPCVWCNAKIKFGAMVDYAKESGLVFDKFATGHYARITEENGRYAITRAVDLKKDQSYFLYRLSQAQLAATLFPLGSMTKEEARSIDVEQGFHKVYQEESQDFYDGDYTDLLEVENKRGNIVTQDGKILGTHDGIWHYTIGQRKGLGIAAERPLYVLQLDAQKNEVVVGYVEETLQSTVTADDVVWSSRSSLEGEVEVQAKIRSTGYPTEARAHMNDDGTITAVFSDSVKAATVGQSLVLYEGERILAGGIIKEAF from the coding sequence ATGAAGGTACTGGTAGGAATGAGTGGAGGAATAGATTCTTCCGTTGCAGCATATCTGCTGAAGCAGCAGGGACATGAGGTTACAGGGGTCACCATGACCATCTGGAATAAACGTGCCCATTTGGCTCGTCCCATCGGTTCAACCAGTTGTTTTGCTCCCGACAAGAGCGAGGATATCAAGGCTATCAAGCGAATCTGTGAGAAGATCAGTATAGATCATCATGTGCTTGAGTTGAGTGATCAATTTGAGGAAGTGGTGCTTGCAAACTTCAAAGACGAATACATGGATGGGCGTACACCGAACCCCTGTGTCTGGTGCAATGCTAAGATCAAGTTCGGAGCCATGGTTGATTATGCCAAGGAAAGCGGCCTTGTCTTTGACAAGTTTGCCACCGGGCACTATGCCCGTATTACCGAGGAAAACGGTCGCTATGCGATAACCAGGGCTGTCGATCTAAAGAAAGACCAGTCTTACTTCCTCTATCGTCTCAGCCAAGCTCAACTTGCCGCTACCTTGTTTCCCCTCGGTTCCATGACCAAGGAAGAAGCCCGCTCTATTGATGTGGAGCAAGGATTCCATAAGGTCTACCAGGAAGAGAGTCAAGATTTCTATGACGGGGATTATACTGATCTTCTGGAAGTGGAGAACAAGCGGGGAAATATCGTCACCCAGGATGGAAAGATTCTTGGAACCCATGACGGGATCTGGCACTATACCATTGGGCAGAGAAAGGGGTTGGGTATAGCAGCAGAACGACCTCTCTACGTATTACAACTTGACGCACAAAAAAATGAAGTGGTAGTCGGCTATGTAGAGGAGACTCTGCAGAGTACTGTGACAGCTGATGACGTTGTGTGGAGCAGCAGGTCTTCCTTGGAAGGAGAAGTGGAGGTGCAGGCAAAGATCCGCTCCACTGGGTACCCCACAGAAGCCAGAGCTCATATGAATGATGATGGAACCATTACTGCTGTGTTCTCGGACTCTGTAAAGGCTGCAACCGTTGGGCAATCACTGGTTCTCTATGAAGGGGAGAGAATCCTCGCCGGGGGAATCATCAAGGAAGCCTTCTGA
- a CDS encoding phosphatase PAP2 family protein: MQESIMLFFLNIENPVLDFLGNLASLLGEQTFVIAVILYIFWNHDKKKGFGLYSSVLLSVLAMGILKATVKAPRPFQVLESIQGKRLETATGYSFPSGHTTTGAAFYTALALTFRKRKLSIFCAVMMTLVGLSRLYLGVHWPIDVFAGLLLGVSISFAFYHYLDFIYDDEKRRLRYLIILGTIFAICGAVISILLNFFSADETAFNDLMKILALGGGGYLGFALENKKVQFLTEGTLGKKIGRYLIGLVVVLLIMGSKVIIPESMYAIGGFVRYSLVGLWATGLYPLIGKNLRLFSGAR; this comes from the coding sequence ATGCAAGAATCCATCATGCTGTTCTTTCTGAATATCGAGAACCCGGTTCTCGACTTCCTGGGCAACCTCGCCTCACTCTTGGGTGAGCAGACCTTCGTCATTGCCGTTATCCTTTATATCTTCTGGAATCATGACAAGAAGAAGGGATTTGGTCTCTACTCATCAGTTCTACTCTCGGTACTCGCGATGGGTATACTGAAAGCCACGGTCAAGGCTCCACGTCCGTTCCAGGTATTGGAATCAATCCAAGGCAAACGACTGGAGACCGCAACCGGATACTCATTTCCCAGTGGACATACAACGACCGGGGCGGCCTTCTATACTGCACTCGCACTCACCTTCCGAAAGCGTAAACTCAGTATTTTCTGTGCGGTCATGATGACACTGGTAGGTTTGAGCAGGCTTTACCTGGGGGTGCACTGGCCGATCGACGTATTCGCCGGACTCTTACTAGGTGTATCCATCAGCTTTGCCTTCTACCATTACCTGGACTTCATCTATGATGATGAGAAACGACGATTGAGATACCTGATCATCCTAGGAACCATCTTTGCCATATGCGGAGCTGTTATCAGTATCCTGCTCAATTTCTTTTCTGCTGATGAAACGGCATTCAATGACCTGATGAAGATTCTCGCACTTGGAGGTGGAGGCTATCTTGGATTCGCCCTTGAGAACAAGAAGGTCCAATTCTTGACCGAAGGAACATTAGGAAAGAAGATTGGCCGGTATCTAATCGGCTTGGTTGTTGTGCTTCTGATCATGGGCTCCAAGGTAATCATCCCAGAGTCAATGTATGCAATTGGAGGCTTTGTGCGATACAGCCTCGTAGGACTCTGGGCAACCGGCCTTTATCCGCTTATAGGAAAAAATCTGCGTCTTTTCTCTGGTGCTCGATAA
- the nagB gene encoding glucosamine-6-phosphate deaminase, which translates to MRVIIQNDYENLSLWAARYIASRIREFEPNENRPFVLGLPTGSSPLGTYAELIRLNREGYVSFANVVTFNMDEYVGLPKDHEQSYYTFMWKNFFNHIDIKKENVHILDGNAKDLDAECAAYEDAIAAFGGIELFLGGIGSDGHIAFNEPFSSLSSKTRVKSLTYDTKVMNSRFFDNDMNKVPSQALTVGVKTVTDSKEVIILVNGHAKARALQATIEGGVSQNWTCSALQLHPKAVLVCDEAACGELKLNTYKYFKDIEGDNLSVENMLS; encoded by the coding sequence ATGCGAGTCATCATCCAAAACGATTATGAGAATCTTTCTCTCTGGGCTGCTCGGTATATAGCAAGCAGAATCAGGGAGTTCGAACCAAATGAGAACCGTCCTTTTGTACTGGGACTACCAACCGGATCTTCGCCGCTTGGAACCTATGCTGAGTTGATCAGGTTGAATAGGGAAGGGTATGTCTCATTTGCCAACGTCGTCACCTTCAACATGGACGAATATGTTGGTCTTCCAAAAGACCATGAGCAGAGCTACTACACGTTCATGTGGAAAAACTTCTTCAACCATATCGACATCAAGAAAGAGAATGTTCACATCCTCGACGGAAATGCAAAAGATCTGGATGCGGAGTGTGCTGCCTACGAGGATGCAATTGCTGCATTCGGTGGGATTGAGCTTTTTCTGGGTGGCATAGGTTCTGATGGCCATATTGCATTCAACGAGCCATTCTCTTCCCTCTCCAGCAAGACTAGGGTCAAATCACTCACCTACGATACCAAGGTGATGAACAGCCGGTTCTTCGACAACGATATGAACAAGGTACCATCCCAAGCTCTTACCGTTGGAGTGAAGACCGTAACAGACAGCAAGGAAGTCATCATCCTGGTAAACGGCCATGCAAAGGCACGTGCCTTGCAGGCAACCATCGAGGGTGGGGTAAGTCAGAACTGGACCTGTAGTGCTCTCCAACTACACCCGAAGGCAGTACTCGTTTGTGATGAAGCAGCCTGTGGTGAATTGAAGCTGAATACCTACAAATACTTCAAGGATATTGAGGGAGATAATCTTTCAGTAGAGAATATGCTCTCGTAA
- a CDS encoding 3'-5' exonuclease, which yields MNYVALDFETANSYPGGACSVALARFDEEGTLLETYYSLIRPKHPYFDPGMTAVHKLSSDECLAAPEFDKIWEHMRSFIGRDILVAHNAVFDMGVMKAAFEAYDLEAREMSYLCTLTIARKLWPKMHSYKLSYLVDYFDMEYQAHYALDDAIMCGKIMYRLCQGHLNELLDLRRFLITKGIEPKVIEHQRKDADFFL from the coding sequence GTGAACTATGTAGCATTAGATTTCGAGACGGCGAACAGCTACCCCGGTGGAGCTTGTTCAGTAGCACTTGCCCGGTTCGATGAAGAAGGTACCTTGCTTGAGACGTATTATTCATTGATCCGTCCCAAGCATCCGTATTTTGATCCAGGGATGACAGCAGTGCATAAACTCTCCAGTGATGAGTGTCTTGCTGCCCCTGAGTTCGACAAGATCTGGGAGCATATGCGTTCATTCATCGGTCGTGATATCCTTGTTGCTCACAATGCAGTCTTTGACATGGGAGTGATGAAAGCTGCATTTGAGGCATATGACCTGGAGGCAAGGGAGATGAGCTACCTATGCACCCTGACCATTGCTCGAAAGCTCTGGCCAAAGATGCATAGTTATAAACTCTCCTATCTGGTTGATTACTTCGATATGGAGTATCAGGCTCATTATGCCCTTGATGATGCAATCATGTGTGGGAAGATCATGTACCGGCTCTGCCAAGGGCATTTGAATGAACTGCTCGATCTACGCCGGTTCCTGATCACCAAGGGTATTGAGCCGAAGGTTATCGAGCACCAGAGAAAAGACGCAGATTTTTTCCTATAA